Part of the Sphingomonas sp. KR3-1 genome is shown below.
GCCGCGGTGACGATCACCTTCACCAACGCGCATTGCGTGGAGGGCGGCGACCCGACGATCGAGCGCCCGCTCACCGCCCAGCTGCAGGTGGGCGACAAGGTCTTTCACGGCTGTGCGGGCGCGCGGCCGGCGGACGGGCTGAACACCCAGCCGCTGACGGGCCAGGGGAATGTGGCCGGCAATGCGGGCGATGACGCGGTGGAGAATAGCGTAACGAACGGTCGCTGAGCCGTTAGCCTTTTCCCCGGCGAACGCCGGGGGCCAGACTTGGAGTCTGAAGTTGGAGCTGCGCGGTTATGTCTACATCATGGCGAGTGGGCGCAACGGAACGCTCAATCTCGGTGCGACCAGTGATCTTCCCAGGCGCGCATGGGAACACCGCAATGGCGTCGTCCAAGGCTTCACCAAGAAATATGGCTGCAAGCTGCTCGTCTGGTATCATGCTTTCGAGAGCCTTGAATCCGCGCGGCTGCGTGAAGCAGATGAAGACCTGGAAGCGCCTCTGGAAACTGCGTGAGATCGAGGCGATGAATCCCGATTGGGACGATCTCTACGATCGGATTGCGCTGCCCTAGATCTCAAGTCTGGGCCCCGGCCTTCGCCGGGGAAAAGGAGGGCGGGCGCCTGGGAAGCAGGAAACCGCGGCCCGGCCTCCGGGGGAAAGGCCGGGCCGCGGCGGCCGGCGGCGCCCTAGCTCGCCGCCGGAAGGGGACGAAGCGGCTAGAGCGCCCGGTCTTCTTCGCGGCGCGCCACCGAAGCGGTGCGGGTCTGGGTGTCCGCGAGGTCGACCAGGCGCAGGAACTCGCTGCGCCACCAGGCCTGCTGGCTGAAGCCCCATTGCGCGCCGGCCAGGCGCTTGACGTCGGCATATCCCCATTCGCCGAGCAGGTCGTCGCCGCGCAGCTTCTGCGCGAAGCCGGCCACGGCCACCGCGAAGGCGAGGTCGCCCCTCGGCATCGCGGCGCCGCGCATCAGGCTGGCCTCGACCGGCTGGGTGATCAGCCGCGAGGCACCGCCTTCGGGCAGCTTGTAGCGCAGCCGGACCTGCGCGAGCTCGCCCTTGCCGGCGCCTTCGCCTGCGCTTTCGGGCTGGCGATTGGCGGCGAAATGGCGATCGGGCAGCCAGCCCTTCGCGCCGGCGGGGACGATCTCGTAGATCGCGGTCACCTGGTGCCCGGCGCCGATATCGCCGGCATCCACCTTGTCGTTCTGGAAGTCCTGCTCCTGGAGCGCGCGGTTCTCATAGCCGATCAGGCGATACTGGCTGACCTCGGCGGGGTTGAACTCGACCTGGACCTTCACGTCCTTGGCGATGGTGAACAGGGTCGAGCTCAGCTCGCTGTCGAGCACCTTCCGCGCCTCGTCGATCCCGTCGATATAGGCATAGTTGCCGTTCCCCTTGTCGGCGATCGCCTCCATCATTGCGTCGTTGAGATTGCCCTGGCCGAAGCCGAGCGTGGTGAGGGTGATCCCGTCGTCGCGTTCCTTCTCGATCAACTGCTCGAGCTGCGCCTGGTCGGTGATGCCGACATTGAAGTCGCCATCGGTGGCGAGGATCACGCGGTTGATCCCGTCCGCGCTGAAATTCTTGCGGGCCAGTTCATAGGCGAGCTCGATGCCTTCGCCGCCCGCGGTCGAACCGCCGGCGCTGAGATCATCGAGCGCGGCGCGGACCTCCTCGGGGCGCGAGGTCGGATCGAGGACGACGCCGGCGGCGCCGGAATAGACGACGATCGAGACGTGATCGCCGGCGCGCATATTGTCCGCGACCAGCCCGAGTGCGCGCTTGACCAGCGGCAGCTTGTCGGGGGCGTCCATCGATCCCGAGACATCGACGAGGAAGACGAGATTGGCCGGCGGTCGCTGGGTGCGGCCCAGGTCATAGCCGCGCAGGCCGATGCGGAGCAGCCGCGTCTCCGGATTCCACGGCGTCTGCGCAACGTCGGTGGTGATGCTGAACGGCGCGCCGCGTGTCTCCGGGGCGGGGTAGTCATAGCGGAAATAATTGACCAGCTCCTCGGCGCGGACGGCGTCCCTGGGCGGCATCTGCCCCTGCGTCAGGAAGCGGCGGACATTGGCATAGGATGCGGTGTCGACATCGACCGCGAAGGTGGAGACCGGCGCCTGTGCGACCGCGCGGATCGGCGAGATGTCGTTCTTGGCATAGCGCTCGGCGCCGGGATCGACGGCCGCGGTATCGGCGGCCTCGGCCATTTCCTGCGGGCCCGACGGGTAGCTGGCGGATGTGCCCTCGCGGCTGTTGCAGCCGGCGAGGAGGAGCGCGGGAAGTGCTACGGAAATCAATAGCTTGGCACGCATGCATTCTCTCCTGCCCAAATCTCGCCATAAATGTGGCATGATTGTGGCGGAGTCGGCAAGCGCAAAATTCACAGCGTTTTGATAGGATTATTCGAGCAGCGGCTTGAGCGCCTCCCAATGCGGCAGCTTCTTCTCGAAGCCGATCGTGTGCAGCGGACTTGACGAGGGCAGGGCGATGACGGCGTAGCGCTGGGCTGCCGCGCCGAGCTGCTTCGTGCCGGTCCGGAAGGCGGTGCCGCCGTTGAAGGCGAGCGCGCGCAGCTCGGGCAGGGTGCAGGCGAGCGCGACGATGTCATGCTGCTCGACGTCGCGCAGCGCCGCATCGGTGCTGCCCGTGCGCCGGGCACTGGCGACCACGTCCCACAGCCCGATATACGCGTCGCGCAGGGCCGCCAGGCGATCGGGATAGGCGAGCGCAGTCAGGTCGCGGCCGGCGGCGGGGGAGATCAGCCGCCAGAACTGGTTCTGCGGATGCGCGTAATAGCGCTGCTCCGCCAGCGAGCGTTCGCCGGGGAGCGAGCCGAGGACGAGCAGGCGCGTGCTGGCATCGACGACGGGCGGGAAGCTGTGCTTGCGCGGATCCATGCTGCGGGGTTAGCCTCTCGCCATGGCAGGCACCATCACCCACTATCGCGACTTCTGGCCCTTCTACCTGCGCGAGCATGCGAAGCCGTGGACGCGCGGGATGCACTATGTCGGCACCGTGCTGACCTTGTGGTTCCTGATGCTGGCGCTGGGCGGGGCGGGACTGTGGTGGCTCGTGGGTATCCCGCTGGCGGGCTACGGCTTTGCCTGGGCCGCGCATTTCGGCGTGGAGCACAACCGGCCGGCGACCTTCACCTATCCGCTCTGGTCGCTGGTCTCCGACTATCGCATGTTCTTCCTGTGGTTTGCCGGCAAGCTCGACGCGCATCTGGAGCGCGCCGGCGTGGCCGCCTAGCCATCGGCGAGCACGGTGCCGCCCAGCCGCGCGAGCGCCGCGGCGAGCGGGCTGGCGGGGTAGGGCATCGGTTCGGAGAGGAAGATCAGGTCGGCGGCGCCATCGTGCTCGGCGGCGAGCGCGGCGATCGGCTCGGCGATCTCGAAGGTCAGGCTGGTCGAGGGATGGGCGGCGATCTCCGCCTGCCAGCGCGCGTGGCGGATGCCCGCGGTCCACAGCGACACGCCGTGCCCCTCGACCGCGACGAAGCCCAGTTCGCGCGCCCTGGCGGCGGCGCGCAGCAGGCGGCCGCCATCGGCGCAGTCGAGGTCCAGCATGCGGACCGCGCGGTGGCCATGGTTGCGGAATTCGGCGAGCGCCCGGGCGATGCGTGCGTCGCACGGGCCGTGGCGCGATCCGCCCGGTTCGGTGACGCGGCGCAGCAAGCCGCCGAGCGAGAAATGCGTGGCGAGCATGGTCTCTTCCTTCAATGGCTGAGGATGGAGCGCAGCGGATCGGTGGCGAGCACCATTCGCGATCCGGGAAAGGCGCGGCACTCGCTCAGGGCGAAGCGGATCGCCGCCTCGCGCGAGCGGAACAGGCCTTCGAGCAGGCCATCCGCCTCCTGGACGACCCAGTGGCCGTCGCTGTCCCGGCCGACGCGCAGGATGTGTTCGCAACGCTGGTCCATATGCACTCCTTGGGTAACCGGAGCGCGAGATAGGGGCGCGGGCCGTTAAGCTTCGAGACGAATTTCGGCGCGCGGCATAAGCGTTCCGTAAAGCCGCGAAGCCCGGCTTCTGCATGCCCTGCCAGCGCTTGCTTGCGGCGGGCGGCAAAGCGCTCCATCTAGCGGCCATGCATGCGACATCCGACACGCTGGCGCTCATCGGCAACACGCCGCTGGTGCGCCTCAAGGGGCCGAGCGAGGCCACGGGCTGCGAGATCTACGGCAAGTGCGAGTTCGCCAATCCGGGGGCCTCGGTGAAGGACCGGGCCGCGCTCTACATCGTCAACGACGCCGAGGCGCGCGGGCTGATCCAGCCGGGCGGCACGATCGTCGAGGGAACGGCGGGCAATAC
Proteins encoded:
- a CDS encoding VWA domain-containing protein, with protein sequence MRAKLLISVALPALLLAGCNSREGTSASYPSGPQEMAEAADTAAVDPGAERYAKNDISPIRAVAQAPVSTFAVDVDTASYANVRRFLTQGQMPPRDAVRAEELVNYFRYDYPAPETRGAPFSITTDVAQTPWNPETRLLRIGLRGYDLGRTQRPPANLVFLVDVSGSMDAPDKLPLVKRALGLVADNMRAGDHVSIVVYSGAAGVVLDPTSRPEEVRAALDDLSAGGSTAGGEGIELAYELARKNFSADGINRVILATDGDFNVGITDQAQLEQLIEKERDDGITLTTLGFGQGNLNDAMMEAIADKGNGNYAYIDGIDEARKVLDSELSSTLFTIAKDVKVQVEFNPAEVSQYRLIGYENRALQEQDFQNDKVDAGDIGAGHQVTAIYEIVPAGAKGWLPDRHFAANRQPESAGEGAGKGELAQVRLRYKLPEGGASRLITQPVEASLMRGAAMPRGDLAFAVAVAGFAQKLRGDDLLGEWGYADVKRLAGAQWGFSQQAWWRSEFLRLVDLADTQTRTASVARREEDRAL
- a CDS encoding DNA-deoxyinosine glycosylase, with the translated sequence MDPRKHSFPPVVDASTRLLVLGSLPGERSLAEQRYYAHPQNQFWRLISPAAGRDLTALAYPDRLAALRDAYIGLWDVVASARRTGSTDAALRDVEQHDIVALACTLPELRALAFNGGTAFRTGTKQLGAAAQRYAVIALPSSSPLHTIGFEKKLPHWEALKPLLE
- a CDS encoding DUF962 domain-containing protein, with product MAGTITHYRDFWPFYLREHAKPWTRGMHYVGTVLTLWFLMLALGGAGLWWLVGIPLAGYGFAWAAHFGVEHNRPATFTYPLWSLVSDYRMFFLWFAGKLDAHLERAGVAA
- a CDS encoding SAM-dependent methyltransferase, which gives rise to MLATHFSLGGLLRRVTEPGGSRHGPCDARIARALAEFRNHGHRAVRMLDLDCADGGRLLRAAARARELGFVAVEGHGVSLWTAGIRHARWQAEIAAHPSTSLTFEIAEPIAALAAEHDGAADLIFLSEPMPYPASPLAAALARLGGTVLADG